One part of the Ziziphus jujuba cultivar Dongzao chromosome 2, ASM3175591v1 genome encodes these proteins:
- the LOC132800756 gene encoding uncharacterized protein LOC132800756, whose protein sequence is MKENELVKDFRDRLLKVANQIRVLREPLTDQRIVEKVLVSLLEKFEAKISSLEKSRNLSEITLSELINALKAIKQRRAIRKKESLESTFISSRSKKNNKRLTTRTKEELVMEVSKTTTKISITTTMQGNNKEDNDKTMEVIHHAPIARSMDMH, encoded by the coding sequence atgaaagaaaatgagttggttaaggactTCCGTGATAGACTACTAAAGGTTGCGAACCAAATTAGAGTCCTTAGAGAGCCATTGACCGACCAAAGGATTGTAGAGAAGGTATTGGTAAGCCTCCTGGAAaaatttgaagctaagatttcttcccttGAGAAATCAAGGAATCTTAGTGAGATTACATTAAGTGAGCTTATAAATGCCCTCAAAGCAATCAaacaaagaagagccataagGAAGAAAGAGTCTTTGGAAAGTACTTTTATTTCTAGTCGAAGCAAAAAGAATAACAAAAGATTAACAACAAGAACAAAGGAGGAACTGGTTATGGAggtttcaaaaacaacaacaaaaatttcaataacaacaacaatgcaaggCAACAACAAGGAGGACAACGATAAAACTATGGAGGTTATCCACCATGCCCCCATTGCAAGAAGCATGGACATGCACTAA